A single region of the Chrysiogenia bacterium genome encodes:
- a CDS encoding tetratricopeptide repeat protein translates to MIQRRTLALILLFLGLSLQLPLARPARAADLDRIEQRMMGDEGDARWMRDQDLEELRGELNEALNERPNSTRALILRGIVHMKLRRLRSARADFEQAVRGQPRNALAHYNLALALERLGQYGDARDSYERAVLLDAGLAPAQYNLGRIYENSGDPKRAESAYYAAWLALPKSTRILNSLGNVRFKQGDYRGAMIYYDEAKATAPGSGIVLHNRALTLEYLQRYEDALVSYQEATEASPKWEDPRLGLARCAYRLNKWDKAEEALAPILEAKGKDGEQARLLHEAVIAQREGRPVPGAKIETPEEPAQEADDAPAKPEEK, encoded by the coding sequence CGACCGGATCGAGCAGCGCATGATGGGCGACGAGGGCGATGCCAGATGGATGCGCGATCAGGATCTCGAGGAACTGCGCGGGGAACTCAACGAAGCCCTGAATGAGCGCCCCAATTCCACGCGCGCGCTCATTCTGCGCGGCATCGTTCACATGAAGCTCCGCCGCCTGCGCTCGGCCCGCGCCGATTTCGAGCAGGCCGTGCGCGGCCAGCCCCGCAACGCGCTGGCCCACTACAATCTGGCGCTGGCTCTCGAACGGCTGGGCCAGTACGGCGATGCCAGGGATTCCTACGAGCGCGCGGTGTTGCTCGACGCGGGCCTCGCCCCCGCCCAGTACAATCTGGGGCGCATCTACGAAAATTCGGGAGATCCCAAGCGCGCCGAGAGCGCCTACTACGCCGCATGGCTGGCCCTGCCCAAGAGCACGCGCATTCTCAACTCCCTGGGCAATGTGCGCTTCAAGCAGGGCGACTACCGCGGCGCCATGATCTACTACGACGAGGCCAAGGCCACCGCGCCGGGTTCGGGCATCGTGCTCCACAACCGGGCCCTGACCCTCGAATACCTCCAGCGCTACGAAGATGCGCTTGTCTCCTATCAGGAAGCCACGGAGGCCTCCCCCAAGTGGGAAGATCCCCGCCTTGGCCTCGCGCGCTGCGCCTACCGGCTCAACAAGTGGGACAAGGCAGAAGAAGCCCTGGCCCCCATTCTGGAGGCCAAGGGCAAGGACGGCGAACAGGCCCGCCTGCTCCACGAAGCAGTGATCGCCCAGCGCGAGGGACGCCCCGTGCCGGGCGCGAAGATCGAGACGCCCGAAGAGCCGGCGCAGGAAGCCGACGACGCGCCTGCAAAACCGGAAGAGAA